Sequence from the Patescibacteria group bacterium genome:
AGAAACCCAGAAAGAATCAGAAACTTTCTGCTCGCTCTTAAACCTTTGGATGGTGAAGTTTGGAACCACGAAACGCAGCGAAAATTCCAAATCTTGCTTATTCAACACAAGCTGTACGGCGCCGGCAACAAACAATTTACCAATAATCTGTCGCCTGAGCACAGGGAGCTACTGGAAAATTCCGAGGCCTTAACTTATGAACAGGCCGAAGAAATATTGGACGCCAGAAACTACGTCGG
This genomic interval carries:
- a CDS encoding AlwI family type II restriction endonuclease: MKKIWSISTTVRNPERIRNFLLALKPLDGEVWNHETQRKFQILLIQHKLYGAGNKQFTNNLSPEHRELLENSEALTYEQAEEILDARNYVG